ATCGAGGAGTGTCAGCTGAAGAGAAAGTTATTGTTAAATTTCTGGCTTTTAGCCCGGAAATGCAATGGGAAGATTTTAAGCTTTTTGAGCGAGAAGCGCAAGTCTTAAAAAATATTTCTCATCCCCGGATTCCTAAATATCGGGATTATTTTTCTGTGGATAAACAGGTAGGTTCTGGTTTATATTGGTTTGCGTTGGTGCAAGATTATATTCCGGGAAATTCGCTGCAAACTTTGATTGAAGAAGGAAAACATTTTACAGAAAAACAAGTGCGATCGATCGCCGATCAATTATTAAGAATTCTCTGTTTTCTGCATGAACTTTCCCCGCCTGTGCTGCATCGAGATATTAAACCAAGTAATTTGATTTTAGGGGACGATCGCAAATTATATATAGTGGATTTTGGCGCAGTTCAAGAACAAGGTGCGGCGGAAGGTGTGACTTTTACTGTTGTTGGTACGGCGGGTTATGCACCATTAGAACAGTTTTGGGGAAAAGCAGTTCCAGCTTCCGATCTTTACTCTTTGGGTGCAACTTTAATTCATATTTTAACTGGGGTTCCACCTGTGGATTTACCACAAAAGAATTTAAAAATTCAATTCCGCGATCGAATTAGTATTAATCCTAATTTTGTTTATTGGATTGAAGCATTAACCGCACCAGATTTAAGCCAACGTTACCAAACTGCACAACAAGCTTTAATTGATTTAAGAAACAATCGTTATTTAAATGCACCGCTACAAAAATTTTCCTTATTTCCTGAAAGTAAAGTTCAAATTTGGCGATCGCCTACTCAGTTAAAAGTCGAAATTACCGGACGAGGAGTTTTAATTTTTGCTGATGCGATCGCTTTATTTTTAAAATTAATTGTCGCCAGTTCTTCTTTATTAAGTCTTTTAGTAATGTTTATTTTATTAGGTGGTTCCCTAGCTGTAATTTTAAGTGCTATTATTATCAATTATTTGAATTTGTCTTTGGCTGTTCTGTTCATTGCTGTACTCATTTTTACATATTTACTTCTAGAAAAGTTTAGCTCATCCTTGGCTAAAGAATTATCTAAATTACTAACTCACTTTCAATGGCGAAAAGTAAGATTAACAGATTATTGCATATTTGGCGATCGACAAAATTTTGTATTAGAACAGAAGTTATGGGGTTGGAGTTTTTGGCGAAATCATGTAGAAACAAAACAAGTTAAACAAGTACAATTTACAAAAATTTCGGGAATAATTCTTGAAACAAACTTTTCCCAATATACTTTTGGTCAAGATTTAAGTGAGGCAGAGTGTCAATGGTTGAGTCAACAAATGCAAGACTGGCTTGAGGATGTATAAAACTGAGGAAAATTACCATGCTAGCTACCCAACAAATTTTATGCGATCGTTATAAACTCAAAAAACAATTAGGCAAAAACCCAGGCAGACAAACTTGGTTAGCTGAAGACATTTCGACTGAATCAAAAAAACTGGTAATTGTTAAATTGTTAGCCGTCAGTCCCCTAACAGACTGGCAAGAATTAAAGTTATTTGAAAGAGAAGCTAAAGTATTAGCTAATTTAAATCATCCCAAAATTCCCCAATATCTTGATTATTTCTCTATTGATGAACAAGCAAGCACTGGTTTGATTTGGTTTGGTTTAGCACAAAAATATATTCCCGGTAATTCATTACAAGAAATCCTCAATCAAGGCAGAAAATTTTATCCTCCAGAAGTGCGTTCTTTTGCCATCCAAATATTAGAAATTTTAATTTATTTGCATGAATTAAGTCCCCCAGTTTTACACCGAGATATTAAACCAAGCAACTTAGTTTTAGGAAAAGACCGCAAAATTTACTTAGTAGATTTTGGTGCAGTTCAAGACAAAGCTAAAGCCGAAGGAGTAACTTTTACTGTAGTTGGTACTAATGGCTATGTTCCGCCGGAACAGTTATGGGGAAAAGCCGTTCCCGCTTCTGATTTATATGCGCTAGGAGCAACTTTAATTCATTTATTAACAGGCATTTCTCCTGCTGATTTAACTCAACAAACGAAAATAAAATTTACTGATAGAATCTTATTTATCCCTAGCTTTACTGGTTGGTTGGAAAAACTCACAGAACCAGCAGCAGAAAAGCGATTTAATTCAGCAAGAGAAGCATTAAAAGCTTTAAAAGAACCAGCAATAGTAAGAACAAATTTTCCTGGGAGTAGCTATATTAATCTAAATAAACCAGTTAATTATGGTCGGTTACTTTTTTTATCTTTTAGTGGGATTGTCTTAAGTTGTTTCATAGTCTTTGGTATTGTTTATACTTTTGTCAATAGCATAGATACACCAGAACATCTACAAGATAAAATTGATTAATTGGCGCAGGGAGTCGGAAAAATGCTGCAAGTAGAGCAAGTTTTACAGGGACGTTACCAACTCAAACACAAACTAGGTCAAAACGCTGGTAGACAAACTTGGTTAGCCGAAGATATACAAACAAAGCCTGCGGAAAAAGTAATAGTTAAATTGCTATTTTTTGGCGGTGATATTCAATGGGATGACTTAAAGTTGTTTGAACGAGAAGCGCAAATATTGAAACATTTAAAACATCCCCAAATTCCTCAATATCGAGATTATTTCTCCATTGACGATCGCGTACTCTGGTTTGGGTTAGTTCAAGAATATATCCCTGGTGAATCTTTGAAAGAATTACTGACAATGGGAAAAAGGTTTACTGAGAAAGAAGTGCGACAAATTGCGGAATCATTATTAAATATTTTAAGTTATTTACACGAATTAAATCCACCTGTATTACATCGAGATATTAAACCTAGCAATATAATTTTAGCTAAAAATAAACAAATATATTTAGTTGATTTTGGTGCAGTTCAAGACAAAGCAGCGATCGAAGGTGCAACATTTACTGTTGTAGGAACTTACGGTTATGCACCGTTGGAACAATTTGGGGGAAGAACGGTTCCCGCCTCAGATTTATATGCGTTGGGAGCAACTTTAATTCATTTATTAACTGGAATTTCTCCGGCTGATTTACCGCAAAAAGATTTACGGATTCATTTTAGCGATCGCACCAATGCAAACCTCAAATTTATTCAGTGGATTGAAAAACTCACAGAACCATCATTAGAAAAACGCTTTATGAAAGCTGAAGAAGCTTTGAAATCACTAAAAAATAACCGTTTTTATAATCTCCCAGTTAAAAAAGTTACTCAACCCCAAGATAAAAGAATTAAAATTAATCGTTCTCGACATACTTTATTTATTAAATTACCTAATCGTAAACTATCATTGGGAGAAGCTATTGCTTCTATCGCCATCATCATATTATTATGTCAATTTAGTTTCGCTAGTATAGTGCTAATTTTGCATTCCGTACTAAATGCTTCGGTTTTTTCTTTCAGCTTACACAGTTTATTGTTATCGCTGTGGCTTTTTTTAGGATATCGTTTTTCACTCAATAAATTTGGTTATCAAACAATCTCTTTCAAAGCGCAAAGTTTCTTAATTGAAAAATGGTTATTCAATTACTGCGCTCATCAGAAGAAAGGTTCTATTTCCGATATTCAAGATGTTTTTCAAAGCATCCAAGTTAGTCATAAATTTTCTTTTCAAACAAATGCCAAAGAAGAAGAAATGGTAACTATTCAAACGATCGACAAAAGGTATTCTTTTGGGTTGGGACTTAGTGCGATCGAATGTTTTTGGTTAGCACAAGAAATTAAAGACTGGCTAAATTCGCGCTAAGTACAGGAACCGCCGCATTTATTAATGTTAATAAAGGCCCATTTTGTTCTTGTCCATTCACTGCTAAATCGCTATGACACAAGTAAAGTTTTTCTCCTGTCCGACTGAGCAAATCTTTTAAAATTCGTTGTAATCTTTCCTCTCCTTCTTTATTTTCATCCTCTGTTGTCCAGGGTTGAGCAAAGCGTTTTTGTAAGAACAATTGTGCGCCAAATAAGTTAGCTGCACCTCCACTTAACCAAAGGGGTGAACCTGCATCTAACCAAAATTGCCACTTATGAAATCTCCGACTAGAACGGTATTGGAAAATATTAGCTAAAGTGACAGCTTGCTTGGTAATTCCAAATAATTTAACCGGGTAAGGATTCGCAGTAATTGTGCCGCTTCTGAGCAGTTGAATAAAACGACCAATGGTAGTATTAGGTAAGGTGTTACTACTATCCATTTTTCGCATTCTGGCATCAACTTCCCAATATTGTTGAGCAGTTTCAATTAATTCTCGTAATGCTGATAAATTGTCATAAGGAAGATAGCTACCATGCCACAAAAACCGTTGAATTGCTCTGTCTAAAACGTAAACTGGATTAGGAATTAAATGTTGTTCTTGTTGCGATCGCTGTTCTTCTATCCATTGCATAATCTCTTCATAAGCTTGAGTGGCGCGATATCCTAATCTATCCCAACGCGCAAAGGTTTTTACAGGTAATAATTTGGGTAATTCTATATCTGGTTGATAACAATAATCTGCTAATAAACCTGCACGAACTGGATCGATCCAATGTTCAATTTTAGATTGGGAATTCGGTTCTCCGCTATGAACTTGTCTAGCACTTAAAACGATTAACATTTCTGCGATCGCATTTTTATCTACTAATCTTCCTAAACTAGGATAAATTAGTGCTAATAAAGTTAGTAAAGCGCGAATAATTGGCGAACTAGCTAAAGCACGTTGATCGTTTAAAGATTCAACTTCCACGCCTTTATTAGAAAGAATTTCGATTAAAGTATAACGTGCGATCGCATCTAAACCTGGTGCAATTACTGCTACTTCTTGCGGTTGAACTTTCCCCGATTTAACTGCATCAATAATTACTTCTGCCGTTTGGCGTAATAATTGCGATCGAGAAGTTGTTTGAATTGACTGGATTTCTTCTGGCAAATTAAACATTAACATAGGATCGCTAACAGCTTCTACTATTGTCATTCCCCAAGTATCTGCTAAAGATTCTCCTAATAAATTAGTTAACCTTTCTACTCGACAAAGAGTAGCTAATTGCGCCATGCGATCGGGGTCAGCACCTAACCCTAACCTAACTTTTCCTTCAGGATTAAAAGTAAATGCACCAGCTGCACCATGAGTTAACAAAAACTCAAAAACATCACCTGCGATCGCCGGATAATCATCCACATCATCCGCTAAAACTAACCGATAGCGTCGCAATAAATGTTGCTGATAAGTTTCGTTAGGTAATAAATATCGCCAATATAATTCGGCAATAATTCCGTAAGTTAATAAACCTTTTTGCCAACACCAATCTCGCCAACGCAGTAACATTTCTAAAGGAATTGTCACTGATGACTGGGGATTAGTAATTAATAAATCATCATTTTCTGACTCATTAGGAAAACCTTGTTCTAAAATTTGTGGTAAATTTTCTATTGGCGTACCGCTTAAACCTGCTAATAACAATAAGTCTAAAGCACGGCGCACTAAACGATATTCATTTACCCCCATTTTTACCGCAATTCCCCGATCTAATTCCGGTCTCCATAGCTGAGTCGCAAACTCTTGTTCCGCTTCTGGACGCAGACGCAACGGAAATTGTGCAGGCAAATTCAACTGTTGAATTAATAACGGCCAAAATAGAGTTACTTCATTTTCAAAAAACGCTAAAGGTGTCGTAGTTTGAACTGCTAAATTAGGTTTGGCGTTGCTGATGCGATCGGTTAATTCAATCCGATTATCTCCATTCGCAGCAAATACTAAAACTGCTGGGACACCTTGCTTGGCAATTAAACGACGTTTTCTCGGAGAAATCTTTTGAGCAATTATATTATCTCCCGCAGCTATATTCCCTAAATCAAAGCCTAACTCTGACCAATGACAAAACTGCTCTATTAAACGTGCTGTTTTTCTACTGCGGCTGGAACCAGAAATCCAAATGGATTCAGAAGACACCATTTTTCCTCCCTTGAATCTGCTATCATACCACATACATTAGAAAACAAAAGCTATAGGATTACCTCTTAAACAATTAAAATCAAAATTCACAGCGATTTCTATCATGATTAACAGCATTTTTACATCCATCGAAGGGTTAGTACGCTCGGTTAAAGATTGGTACTTTGACACACCAGAAAGAGCCTTAGAACAAGCTTACAATGCAGCTTTACAAATTAAAGCCATTGAAGACGAATATTTTGAAGGCAATAAAATTTCTATCAATCAAGCTGATTATAGCGATAGTGTCAAAGCGTATTTTCGCTCAGAATTAAGACAAAATTTAACGATCGCCAATAATCGCTTACGAGAATTTAAAGCTAGTAGTTCTTTCCTCAATTTAATTAATAGTCAAAAAAATGTCAAATCTCCAGGTAGTTCTGTAGATAATAATGGGAAAAACTACCCCAGAACATCCAACTCTCAACAAGTCACGGTAACATTAGAAAAACTCAAGTTTATTGACCAAATTACCGCTAAGTACAAGCCCAAAAATCCCATTAATGCTAAAAGTACATCTACATCCTTAGTGGTTGTTCCCCAAAATAATACTAAATTGGATTTGAGTGAAATTAATGGTTTAAATAATGAGAACGAACTTTTAGGTCGTCCTCAAAATGAAACAAATGAATTTGAAA
This genomic interval from Phormidium ambiguum IAM M-71 contains the following:
- a CDS encoding serine/threonine protein kinase; translation: MKLFFQFAVKLVRISLLGVGMLQAGKLLQGRYQLKECLAQNAGRQTWIAIDRGVSAEEKVIVKFLAFSPEMQWEDFKLFEREAQVLKNISHPRIPKYRDYFSVDKQVGSGLYWFALVQDYIPGNSLQTLIEEGKHFTEKQVRSIADQLLRILCFLHELSPPVLHRDIKPSNLILGDDRKLYIVDFGAVQEQGAAEGVTFTVVGTAGYAPLEQFWGKAVPASDLYSLGATLIHILTGVPPVDLPQKNLKIQFRDRISINPNFVYWIEALTAPDLSQRYQTAQQALIDLRNNRYLNAPLQKFSLFPESKVQIWRSPTQLKVEITGRGVLIFADAIALFLKLIVASSSLLSLLVMFILLGGSLAVILSAIIINYLNLSLAVLFIAVLIFTYLLLEKFSSSLAKELSKLLTHFQWRKVRLTDYCIFGDRQNFVLEQKLWGWSFWRNHVETKQVKQVQFTKISGIILETNFSQYTFGQDLSEAECQWLSQQMQDWLEDV
- a CDS encoding serine/threonine protein kinase produces the protein MLATQQILCDRYKLKKQLGKNPGRQTWLAEDISTESKKLVIVKLLAVSPLTDWQELKLFEREAKVLANLNHPKIPQYLDYFSIDEQASTGLIWFGLAQKYIPGNSLQEILNQGRKFYPPEVRSFAIQILEILIYLHELSPPVLHRDIKPSNLVLGKDRKIYLVDFGAVQDKAKAEGVTFTVVGTNGYVPPEQLWGKAVPASDLYALGATLIHLLTGISPADLTQQTKIKFTDRILFIPSFTGWLEKLTEPAAEKRFNSAREALKALKEPAIVRTNFPGSSYINLNKPVNYGRLLFLSFSGIVLSCFIVFGIVYTFVNSIDTPEHLQDKID
- a CDS encoding serine/threonine protein kinase produces the protein MLQVEQVLQGRYQLKHKLGQNAGRQTWLAEDIQTKPAEKVIVKLLFFGGDIQWDDLKLFEREAQILKHLKHPQIPQYRDYFSIDDRVLWFGLVQEYIPGESLKELLTMGKRFTEKEVRQIAESLLNILSYLHELNPPVLHRDIKPSNIILAKNKQIYLVDFGAVQDKAAIEGATFTVVGTYGYAPLEQFGGRTVPASDLYALGATLIHLLTGISPADLPQKDLRIHFSDRTNANLKFIQWIEKLTEPSLEKRFMKAEEALKSLKNNRFYNLPVKKVTQPQDKRIKINRSRHTLFIKLPNRKLSLGEAIASIAIIILLCQFSFASIVLILHSVLNASVFSFSLHSLLLSLWLFLGYRFSLNKFGYQTISFKAQSFLIEKWLFNYCAHQKKGSISDIQDVFQSIQVSHKFSFQTNAKEEEMVTIQTIDKRYSFGLGLSAIECFWLAQEIKDWLNSR
- a CDS encoding recombinase family protein, whose amino-acid sequence is MVSSESIWISGSSRSRKTARLIEQFCHWSELGFDLGNIAAGDNIIAQKISPRKRRLIAKQGVPAVLVFAANGDNRIELTDRISNAKPNLAVQTTTPLAFFENEVTLFWPLLIQQLNLPAQFPLRLRPEAEQEFATQLWRPELDRGIAVKMGVNEYRLVRRALDLLLLAGLSGTPIENLPQILEQGFPNESENDDLLITNPQSSVTIPLEMLLRWRDWCWQKGLLTYGIIAELYWRYLLPNETYQQHLLRRYRLVLADDVDDYPAIAGDVFEFLLTHGAAGAFTFNPEGKVRLGLGADPDRMAQLATLCRVERLTNLLGESLADTWGMTIVEAVSDPMLMFNLPEEIQSIQTTSRSQLLRQTAEVIIDAVKSGKVQPQEVAVIAPGLDAIARYTLIEILSNKGVEVESLNDQRALASSPIIRALLTLLALIYPSLGRLVDKNAIAEMLIVLSARQVHSGEPNSQSKIEHWIDPVRAGLLADYCYQPDIELPKLLPVKTFARWDRLGYRATQAYEEIMQWIEEQRSQQEQHLIPNPVYVLDRAIQRFLWHGSYLPYDNLSALRELIETAQQYWEVDARMRKMDSSNTLPNTTIGRFIQLLRSGTITANPYPVKLFGITKQAVTLANIFQYRSSRRFHKWQFWLDAGSPLWLSGGAANLFGAQLFLQKRFAQPWTTEDENKEGEERLQRILKDLLSRTGEKLYLCHSDLAVNGQEQNGPLLTLINAAVPVLSANLASL